A window from Anomalospiza imberbis isolate Cuckoo-Finch-1a 21T00152 chromosome 8, ASM3175350v1, whole genome shotgun sequence encodes these proteins:
- the UNC5B gene encoding netrin receptor UNC5B isoform X1 yields MPPPGPRRLSLLLLLLSFFLPALLLRRALAAAGLEYSDVLPDSFPSAPAETLPHFLLEPQDAYIVKNKPVELVCRANPATQIYFKCNGEWVNQNDHVTKESLDEVTGLLVREVQIEVSRQQVEELFGLEDYWCQCVAWSSAGTTKSRRAYVRIAYLRKNFDQEPLGKEVPLEHEVLLQCRPPEGVPQAEVEWLRNEDVIDPSQDTNFLITIDHNLIIKQARLLDTANYTCMAKNIVAKRRSTTAAVIVYVNGGWSTWSEWSPCNNRCGRGWQKRTRTCTNPAPLNGGSFCDGQPFQKITCTTLCPVDGAWTEWSKWSACSTECTHWRSRECAAPAPRNGGKDCSGVLLDSKNCTDGLCLHNKRILNEPKSHLLEATGDVALYAGLVVAIFVFIVILMAVGVVVYRRRRRDFDTDITDSSAALTGGFHPVNFKTSRHDNPQLLHPSMQPDLTASAGVYRGPMYALQDSSDKIPMTNSPLLDPLPSLKIKVYNSSTTSSSPGLHDGTDLLGGVPAAGTYPGDTARDGHFASVRSKGLGSQHLLSLPREHGYSASGTFGYLGGRLTVPGTGVSLLVPHGAIPQGKFYEMYLVLNKAETALLPSEGTQTVLSPAVTCGPTGLLLCRPVVLTIPHCADVSSSDWIYQLKTQSHQGNWEEVVTLDEETLNTPCYCQLEAKSCHILLDQLGTYVFVGESYSRSAIKRLQLAIFAPTVCTSLEYSLKVYCLEDTPDALKEVLELERTLGGYLLEEPKPLPFKDSYHNLRLSIHDIPHALWRSKLLAKYQEIPFYHIWSGSQRALHCTFTLERYSQASTELTCKICVRQVEGEGQIFQLHVTLGEHGSSSDTLRSHHSGATTSTTTQVGPYAFKIPLSIRQKICNSLDAPNSRGNDWRLLAQKLSMDRYLNYFATKASPTGVLLDLWEAEHQDDGDLNTLASALEEMGKSEMLVVMATEGDC; encoded by the exons ggctggagtaCAGCGATGTGCTGCCCGACTCCTTCCCGTCGGCGCCGGCGGAGACGCTGCCGCACTTCCTGCTGGAGCCACAGGACGCCTACATCGTGAAGAACAAGCCCGTGGAGCTCGTGTGCCGCGCCAACCCCGCCACGCAGATCTACTTCAAGTGCAACGGCGAGTGGGTCAACCAGAACGACCACGTCACCAAGGAGAGCCTGGACGAGGTCACCG GGCTGCTGGTGCGGGAGGTGCAGATCGAGGTCTCCCGGCAGCAGGTGGAGGAGCTGTTTGGCCTGGAGGATTACTGGTGCCAGTGCGTGGCCTGGAGCTCGGCGGGCACCACCAAGAGCCGCCGGGCCTACGTCCGCATCGCCT aCCTACGGAAGAACTTTGATCAGGAGCCGCTGGGCAAGGAGGTCCCGCTGGAGCACgaggtgctgctgcagtgccGCCCGCCCGAGGGGGTCCCACAGGCTGAG GTGGAGTGGCTGAGGAACGAGGATGTCATCGATCCCAGCCAGGACACCAACTTCCTGATCACCATCGATCACAACCTCATCATCAAGCAGGCCCGGCTGCTGGACACTGCTAATTACACCTGCATGGCCAAGAACATCGTGGCCAAGCGCCGGAGCACCACGGCCGCTGTCATCGTCTACG TGAATGGTGGCTGGTCCACCTGGTCCGAGTGGTCTCCGTGCAACAACCGCTGTGGCCGGGGCTGGCAGAAGCGCACTAGGACCTGCACCAACCCCGCGCCCCTCAACGGCGGCTCCTTCTGCGACGGGCAGCCCTTCCAGAAAATCACGTGCACCACCCTCTGCCCAG TGGATGGCGCGTGGACGGAGTGGAGCAAGTGGTCAGCGTGCAGCACCGAGTGTACCCACTGGCGCAGCCGCGAGTGCGCGGCCCCTGCGCCCCGCAATGGCGGCAAGGACTGCAGCGGGGTGCTGCTGGACTCCAAAAACTGCACCGATGGCCTCTGCCTGCACA ATAAAAGAATTCTAAACGAGCCCAAAAGCCACC TGCTGGAGGCCACGGGCGATGTGGCCCTGTACGCCGGGCTGGTGGTGGCCATTTTCGTCTTCATCGTGATCCTTATGGCCGTGGGGGTAGTGGTGTACCGGAGGAGACGCCGGGATTTCGACACAGACATCACGGACTCCTCGGCCGCTCTGACCGGAGGGTTCCACCCTGTCAACTTCAAGACGTCCCGGCATG ACAACCCTCAGCTGCTGCACCCGTCCATGCAGCCGGACCTGACGGCCAGCGCGGGCGTGTACCGCGGCCCCATGTACGCCCTGCAGGACTCCTCTGACAAGATCCCCATGACCAACTCCCCCCTGCTGGaccccctgcccagcctcaAGATCAAGGTCTACAACTcctccaccacctcctcctcGCCGGGGCTGCACGACGGCACTGACCTGCTGGGGGGGGTCCCCGCCGCCGGCACCTACCCGGGGGACACCGCCAGGGACGGGCACTTTGCCAGTGTGCGGAGCAAAggcctgggctcccagcacctcCTCAGCCTGCCCCGGGAGCATGGCTACAGCGCCAGCGGCACATTTGGCTACCTGGGGGGAAGGCTCACCGTGCCAGGCACAG GGGTGAGCCTGCTGGTGCCCCACGGGGCCATCCCCCAGGGGAAGTTCTACGAGATGTACCTGGTGCTCAACAAGGCTGAGACAGCCCT GCTGCCCTCTGAGGGCACACAGACAGTGCTGAGCCCTGCAGTGACCTGTGGGCCCACGGGCCTGCTCCTGTGCCGCCCCGTCGTCCTGACCATTCCCCACTGCGCCGACGTCAGCTCCTCGGATTGGATCTACCAGCTGAAAACACAGTCCCACCAGGGAAACTGGGAG GAAGTTGTGACCCTGGATGAGGAGACCCTCAACACTCCCTGCTACTGCCAGCTGGAAGCCAAGTCCTGCCACATTTTGCTGGACCAACTTGGCACCTATGTCTTTGTGGGAGAGTCCTACTCCAGGTCAGCCATCAAGAGGCTCCAGCTGGCCATCTTTGCCCCCACCGTCTGCACCTCCCTGGAGTACAGCCTCAAGGTCTACTGCTTGGAGGACACACCAGATGCTCTGAAG gaggtgctggagctggagaggaCACTGGGAGGGTACCTGCTGGAGGAGCCCAAGCCCCTGCCCTTCAAGGACAGCTACCACAACCTGCGCCTCTCCATCCACGACATCCCCCACGCGCTGTGGAGGAGCAAACTGCTGGCCAAGTACCAG GAAATCCCCTTCTACCACATCTGGAGCGGCAGCCAGCGAGCGCTGCACTGCACCTTCACGCTGGAGAGGTACAGCCAGGCCTCCACCGAGCTCACCTGCAAGATCTGTGTCCGGCAGGTGGAAGGGGAAGGGCAGATCTTCCAGCTCCACGTCACGCTGGGAGAG cacGGCAGCTCCTCCGACACCCTCCGCTCCCACCACAGCGGTGCCACCACCTCCACCACCACCCAGGTGGGACCCTACGCCTTCAAAATCCCCCTCTCCATCCGGCAGAAGATCTGCAACAGCCTGGATGCTCCCAACTCCAGGGGGAACGACTGGAGACTTCTCGCCCAGAAGCTTTCCATGGACCG GTATCTGAACTACTTTGCCACCAAAGCCAGCCCCACCGGGGTGCTCCTGGACTTGTGGGAAGCCGAGCACCAGGACGACGGCGATCTCAACACCCTGGCCAGTGCCTTAGAGGAGATGGGCAAGAGCGAGATGCTGGTGGTCATGGCTACAGAGGGAGACTGCTGA
- the UNC5B gene encoding netrin receptor UNC5B isoform X2: MPPPGPRRLSLLLLLLSFFLPALLLRRALAAAGLEYSDVLPDSFPSAPAETLPHFLLEPQDAYIVKNKPVELVCRANPATQIYFKCNGEWVNQNDHVTKESLDEVTGLLVREVQIEVSRQQVEELFGLEDYWCQCVAWSSAGTTKSRRAYVRIAYLRKNFDQEPLGKEVPLEHEVLLQCRPPEGVPQAEVEWLRNEDVIDPSQDTNFLITIDHNLIIKQARLLDTANYTCMAKNIVAKRRSTTAAVIVYVNGGWSTWSEWSPCNNRCGRGWQKRTRTCTNPAPLNGGSFCDGQPFQKITCTTLCPVDGAWTEWSKWSACSTECTHWRSRECAAPAPRNGGKDCSGVLLDSKNCTDGLCLHMLEATGDVALYAGLVVAIFVFIVILMAVGVVVYRRRRRDFDTDITDSSAALTGGFHPVNFKTSRHDNPQLLHPSMQPDLTASAGVYRGPMYALQDSSDKIPMTNSPLLDPLPSLKIKVYNSSTTSSSPGLHDGTDLLGGVPAAGTYPGDTARDGHFASVRSKGLGSQHLLSLPREHGYSASGTFGYLGGRLTVPGTGVSLLVPHGAIPQGKFYEMYLVLNKAETALLPSEGTQTVLSPAVTCGPTGLLLCRPVVLTIPHCADVSSSDWIYQLKTQSHQGNWEEVVTLDEETLNTPCYCQLEAKSCHILLDQLGTYVFVGESYSRSAIKRLQLAIFAPTVCTSLEYSLKVYCLEDTPDALKEVLELERTLGGYLLEEPKPLPFKDSYHNLRLSIHDIPHALWRSKLLAKYQEIPFYHIWSGSQRALHCTFTLERYSQASTELTCKICVRQVEGEGQIFQLHVTLGEHGSSSDTLRSHHSGATTSTTTQVGPYAFKIPLSIRQKICNSLDAPNSRGNDWRLLAQKLSMDRYLNYFATKASPTGVLLDLWEAEHQDDGDLNTLASALEEMGKSEMLVVMATEGDC; encoded by the exons ggctggagtaCAGCGATGTGCTGCCCGACTCCTTCCCGTCGGCGCCGGCGGAGACGCTGCCGCACTTCCTGCTGGAGCCACAGGACGCCTACATCGTGAAGAACAAGCCCGTGGAGCTCGTGTGCCGCGCCAACCCCGCCACGCAGATCTACTTCAAGTGCAACGGCGAGTGGGTCAACCAGAACGACCACGTCACCAAGGAGAGCCTGGACGAGGTCACCG GGCTGCTGGTGCGGGAGGTGCAGATCGAGGTCTCCCGGCAGCAGGTGGAGGAGCTGTTTGGCCTGGAGGATTACTGGTGCCAGTGCGTGGCCTGGAGCTCGGCGGGCACCACCAAGAGCCGCCGGGCCTACGTCCGCATCGCCT aCCTACGGAAGAACTTTGATCAGGAGCCGCTGGGCAAGGAGGTCCCGCTGGAGCACgaggtgctgctgcagtgccGCCCGCCCGAGGGGGTCCCACAGGCTGAG GTGGAGTGGCTGAGGAACGAGGATGTCATCGATCCCAGCCAGGACACCAACTTCCTGATCACCATCGATCACAACCTCATCATCAAGCAGGCCCGGCTGCTGGACACTGCTAATTACACCTGCATGGCCAAGAACATCGTGGCCAAGCGCCGGAGCACCACGGCCGCTGTCATCGTCTACG TGAATGGTGGCTGGTCCACCTGGTCCGAGTGGTCTCCGTGCAACAACCGCTGTGGCCGGGGCTGGCAGAAGCGCACTAGGACCTGCACCAACCCCGCGCCCCTCAACGGCGGCTCCTTCTGCGACGGGCAGCCCTTCCAGAAAATCACGTGCACCACCCTCTGCCCAG TGGATGGCGCGTGGACGGAGTGGAGCAAGTGGTCAGCGTGCAGCACCGAGTGTACCCACTGGCGCAGCCGCGAGTGCGCGGCCCCTGCGCCCCGCAATGGCGGCAAGGACTGCAGCGGGGTGCTGCTGGACTCCAAAAACTGCACCGATGGCCTCTGCCTGCACA TGCTGGAGGCCACGGGCGATGTGGCCCTGTACGCCGGGCTGGTGGTGGCCATTTTCGTCTTCATCGTGATCCTTATGGCCGTGGGGGTAGTGGTGTACCGGAGGAGACGCCGGGATTTCGACACAGACATCACGGACTCCTCGGCCGCTCTGACCGGAGGGTTCCACCCTGTCAACTTCAAGACGTCCCGGCATG ACAACCCTCAGCTGCTGCACCCGTCCATGCAGCCGGACCTGACGGCCAGCGCGGGCGTGTACCGCGGCCCCATGTACGCCCTGCAGGACTCCTCTGACAAGATCCCCATGACCAACTCCCCCCTGCTGGaccccctgcccagcctcaAGATCAAGGTCTACAACTcctccaccacctcctcctcGCCGGGGCTGCACGACGGCACTGACCTGCTGGGGGGGGTCCCCGCCGCCGGCACCTACCCGGGGGACACCGCCAGGGACGGGCACTTTGCCAGTGTGCGGAGCAAAggcctgggctcccagcacctcCTCAGCCTGCCCCGGGAGCATGGCTACAGCGCCAGCGGCACATTTGGCTACCTGGGGGGAAGGCTCACCGTGCCAGGCACAG GGGTGAGCCTGCTGGTGCCCCACGGGGCCATCCCCCAGGGGAAGTTCTACGAGATGTACCTGGTGCTCAACAAGGCTGAGACAGCCCT GCTGCCCTCTGAGGGCACACAGACAGTGCTGAGCCCTGCAGTGACCTGTGGGCCCACGGGCCTGCTCCTGTGCCGCCCCGTCGTCCTGACCATTCCCCACTGCGCCGACGTCAGCTCCTCGGATTGGATCTACCAGCTGAAAACACAGTCCCACCAGGGAAACTGGGAG GAAGTTGTGACCCTGGATGAGGAGACCCTCAACACTCCCTGCTACTGCCAGCTGGAAGCCAAGTCCTGCCACATTTTGCTGGACCAACTTGGCACCTATGTCTTTGTGGGAGAGTCCTACTCCAGGTCAGCCATCAAGAGGCTCCAGCTGGCCATCTTTGCCCCCACCGTCTGCACCTCCCTGGAGTACAGCCTCAAGGTCTACTGCTTGGAGGACACACCAGATGCTCTGAAG gaggtgctggagctggagaggaCACTGGGAGGGTACCTGCTGGAGGAGCCCAAGCCCCTGCCCTTCAAGGACAGCTACCACAACCTGCGCCTCTCCATCCACGACATCCCCCACGCGCTGTGGAGGAGCAAACTGCTGGCCAAGTACCAG GAAATCCCCTTCTACCACATCTGGAGCGGCAGCCAGCGAGCGCTGCACTGCACCTTCACGCTGGAGAGGTACAGCCAGGCCTCCACCGAGCTCACCTGCAAGATCTGTGTCCGGCAGGTGGAAGGGGAAGGGCAGATCTTCCAGCTCCACGTCACGCTGGGAGAG cacGGCAGCTCCTCCGACACCCTCCGCTCCCACCACAGCGGTGCCACCACCTCCACCACCACCCAGGTGGGACCCTACGCCTTCAAAATCCCCCTCTCCATCCGGCAGAAGATCTGCAACAGCCTGGATGCTCCCAACTCCAGGGGGAACGACTGGAGACTTCTCGCCCAGAAGCTTTCCATGGACCG GTATCTGAACTACTTTGCCACCAAAGCCAGCCCCACCGGGGTGCTCCTGGACTTGTGGGAAGCCGAGCACCAGGACGACGGCGATCTCAACACCCTGGCCAGTGCCTTAGAGGAGATGGGCAAGAGCGAGATGCTGGTGGTCATGGCTACAGAGGGAGACTGCTGA